The following proteins are co-located in the Billgrantia tianxiuensis genome:
- a CDS encoding LysM peptidoglycan-binding domain-containing protein, producing the protein MVRRSVLEQALAPEEVAKLPHEPYVRVSLVASSQRGGQGYTTPVHATSNDSSPARRRTAKGLAAALVGGSLFGVHSASAHGWTGDVLNRAVSPESPALVINGLGFGMRGGLIFFKSRFDEKIRINREALERGEVTAERLNWEASRIITSRRALNLSKEQVARIGNVTEEFWARYQILKELPVTQESVQRGWTEDAKTQALKQATNLYRAQLKKVAGEEALTVNPLDPRTWKGVLFNSSILMTHLVNDVVSWQYLQNQWSNGELASTNLLDITSNLGLAGFLVANVVLAGSAATKVGTGLARVDLKSLPWVNKLAGTGTAIGSYFYGIMTPPWAAYTMYAAGEAMANGHWYTAGVHLAALPFQVGLSYYGIRGLRDDAISMVKSWKEGQDPSRTWPIRVLYPATTIPMAALTGTEAYNQFAQGNHLAGTALAGGTLMQMYFIDLASRRLNWMDADVRHGPFRRLTGDDRLASDGNRIWAGVGLTLAGGMLIPGALLDLRNYLEDKELLPDWEWLIADLESEDESDEPPISEPSGTGGVPGQTEQEDTPPSPAPTPQPDGREGGFEEGRGQFSSWRWKPGFQPLGSQSQGRANPTLEEQGHDWVEADSSRSLGSIAIKQGHDITELVELNLSHIDDPGTLRPGDRIYLPKRELA; encoded by the coding sequence ATGGTACGTCGCAGCGTTCTTGAGCAGGCATTGGCGCCGGAGGAAGTAGCCAAGCTACCGCATGAACCTTATGTGCGAGTCTCTTTGGTGGCCAGTTCTCAGAGGGGTGGGCAGGGCTATACCACACCAGTGCACGCTACGAGTAACGATAGCTCACCAGCACGCCGTCGCACGGCCAAGGGCCTGGCTGCTGCATTGGTGGGAGGTTCTCTATTTGGAGTGCATAGTGCCTCTGCGCATGGCTGGACCGGCGACGTGCTCAATCGAGCGGTTTCCCCAGAATCCCCTGCACTGGTTATTAATGGGTTGGGGTTCGGGATGAGGGGAGGGCTTATCTTCTTCAAGTCTCGTTTCGATGAAAAAATCAGAATAAACCGCGAGGCGCTAGAACGGGGCGAGGTCACGGCTGAACGGCTCAACTGGGAAGCGAGCCGTATAATTACTTCTCGCAGAGCACTGAACCTCAGCAAGGAGCAGGTGGCGAGAATCGGTAACGTAACGGAGGAGTTTTGGGCACGTTATCAAATTCTGAAAGAGTTACCTGTCACCCAAGAGAGCGTGCAACGAGGCTGGACGGAGGATGCCAAGACGCAGGCGCTCAAGCAGGCGACCAATCTTTATCGAGCGCAACTTAAAAAAGTGGCCGGGGAAGAGGCCCTGACGGTCAACCCACTGGATCCTCGTACCTGGAAGGGAGTGCTGTTCAATAGCAGTATATTAATGACACATTTGGTCAATGATGTGGTGTCGTGGCAGTATCTTCAAAACCAATGGAGTAACGGCGAGCTTGCAAGTACTAATCTGCTGGATATCACCAGTAACCTGGGGTTGGCTGGCTTCCTTGTTGCCAACGTAGTGCTCGCCGGCAGTGCGGCGACCAAGGTAGGTACGGGCCTGGCTCGCGTCGATCTCAAATCCTTGCCTTGGGTCAATAAGTTAGCAGGCACCGGCACGGCCATTGGTTCTTATTTTTATGGAATTATGACGCCTCCATGGGCGGCATACACAATGTATGCTGCGGGAGAAGCCATGGCCAATGGGCACTGGTACACCGCCGGGGTCCATCTAGCTGCGCTGCCCTTCCAGGTCGGCTTGTCCTATTACGGCATCAGGGGGCTGCGTGATGATGCCATTTCCATGGTGAAATCATGGAAAGAGGGCCAGGATCCCAGCAGGACCTGGCCGATTCGGGTGCTTTATCCCGCGACAACGATCCCCATGGCGGCATTGACCGGTACCGAAGCCTACAACCAATTCGCTCAAGGCAATCATCTCGCTGGCACGGCCCTGGCGGGTGGTACTCTCATGCAGATGTACTTTATCGATCTTGCGAGCAGACGGCTCAACTGGATGGATGCAGACGTACGACATGGACCATTCCGCCGTTTGACCGGTGATGACCGCCTCGCCTCGGATGGCAACCGTATCTGGGCCGGAGTAGGCTTGACACTCGCTGGAGGAATGCTCATTCCGGGTGCTTTGCTGGATTTACGTAACTACTTGGAAGATAAGGAGCTATTGCCGGATTGGGAGTGGCTCATCGCTGACCTGGAAAGCGAGGATGAGTCCGATGAACCCCCTATCTCTGAACCTTCTGGAACTGGAGGTGTGCCGGGTCAGACGGAACAGGAAGATACCCCGCCAAGCCCGGCGCCTACACCGCAACCAGATGGGAGAGAAGGGGGTTTTGAAGAAGGCCGGGGACAATTCTCTTCCTGGCGCTGGAAGCCAGGCTTTCAACCCTTAGGGAGTCAAAGTCAAGGGAGAGCTAACCCCACTCTTGAGGAACAGGGGCATGATTGGGTTGAGGCCGATTCTTCGAGGTCTCTGGGCAGCATCGCCATTAAGCAAGGTCACGATATTACGGAGTTGGTAGAGCTTAACCTGAGTCATATCGATGACCCCGGCACGCTGAGACCCGGAGACCGGATTTATCTACCGAAGAGGGAACTGGCATAG
- a CDS encoding SctD/MshK family protein, which yields MISEARPRLSVDSPALQFQAVWFGDNPYVVDARGERLYPGAPLQEGWVLAEIAEGRVTVRRDGTEFSLTL from the coding sequence TTGATCAGCGAGGCTCGGCCGCGGCTATCGGTCGACTCGCCGGCGCTCCAGTTCCAGGCGGTGTGGTTTGGGGACAATCCCTACGTCGTCGATGCCCGGGGCGAGCGTCTCTACCCCGGCGCTCCCTTGCAGGAGGGGTGGGTGCTGGCCGAGATCGCCGAGGGCCGTGTCACGGTACGCCGTGATGGCACCGAATTCTCCCTGACGCTCTGA
- a CDS encoding tetratricopeptide repeat protein, translating into MRDGDQGAAELLHMMGHLYLKSGEKKRGLVLLLIAAHAAPAHVGILHSLSRAFIAVGDAPRALEALDRIEQLQGASPALVLLQSRALWADGQRDEARRRFHDYLQLRGSA; encoded by the coding sequence ATGAGGGATGGCGACCAGGGAGCGGCGGAGCTGCTGCACATGATGGGGCACCTCTACCTCAAGAGTGGCGAAAAGAAGCGTGGCCTGGTGCTGCTGCTGATCGCAGCGCATGCGGCGCCGGCACATGTCGGGATCCTGCATTCCCTATCCCGGGCCTTCATTGCGGTGGGCGATGCGCCGCGTGCGCTCGAGGCGCTCGATCGTATCGAGCAGCTGCAGGGAGCCTCTCCGGCGCTGGTATTGCTGCAAAGCCGTGCGCTGTGGGCGGACGGTCAAAGGGACGAGGCCCGGCGCCGCTTTCACGATTACCTGCAGCTGCGGGGGAGTGCATGA
- the sctV gene encoding type III secretion system export apparatus subunit SctV yields MSAVLAKLNLVAQRAAQRSDIVIALFTVLAVIMMIIPLPTTLVDALIGINIGFSLLILVVAFYISHPVEYSSLPPIILLATLFRLALSITTTRLILLEGDAGQIVSAFGHFVIAGEVVIGLVVFLIITVAQFLVITKGAERVAEVAARFILDAMPGKQMSIDNDLRNGDIDQEEARGRRRRLEQESQLYGAMDGAMKFVKGDAIAGLVILCVNLIGGLSLGMVKRGMSFGEAVNTYSLLTVGDGLVAQIPALLIAVGAGTVVTRVSSNTGHNGDLGSEIVAQLGRNSRALGLTAVILFFVAFIPGFASGVFLALAAGLGFAAFVIRRRERQLVAQAGNASPALAMSAGATPASGSTAPPPEVSPPSAPHEPEASAPASGADGVHRVRLSLAAPLADELSVDALRWDLDEARRRAGETLGVDMPGVGLRVDAALEAQHFAIELDEVPIMQGEISAGRVLLDDDPVHLELLEVEATEHPSPLSRQPGQWVAVGECERLDEAGIGYLKADQVLCRCLERTLTRYAGEFVGIQETRALLSRMEQDYAELVGEAVRVVSLQKIADILRRLVDEGIPLRALRTILEATVTWGPQEASVTRLAERIRAALSRQICHRFARADRVLPAWVVSRQVEEAIRATQRNSDGAPRSGSVPATLSRSLNRWFQQRLEALDSDVSPVVVVSADVRSVLQQWVRRHELDLPVIAWTEIAPEFSLQSLAQVRLSQEHSRGDGAAATGTPKGATE; encoded by the coding sequence ATGAGCGCGGTCCTGGCGAAGCTCAATCTCGTTGCCCAGCGGGCGGCCCAGCGCAGCGACATCGTCATTGCGCTGTTCACCGTGCTGGCGGTGATCATGATGATCATCCCGCTGCCGACGACCCTCGTGGATGCCTTGATCGGTATCAACATCGGTTTCAGCCTGCTGATCCTCGTCGTGGCGTTCTATATCTCTCACCCGGTCGAGTATTCGTCGCTGCCGCCGATCATCCTGCTGGCCACCCTGTTTCGCCTGGCGCTGTCGATCACCACCACCCGCTTGATTCTGCTCGAGGGCGATGCCGGACAGATCGTCTCGGCATTCGGCCACTTCGTCATTGCCGGTGAAGTGGTGATCGGCCTGGTGGTGTTCTTGATCATCACCGTGGCGCAGTTCCTGGTGATCACCAAGGGGGCCGAGCGGGTCGCGGAGGTTGCGGCCCGTTTCATCCTCGATGCCATGCCGGGCAAGCAGATGAGCATCGACAACGACCTGCGCAATGGCGACATCGATCAGGAGGAGGCGCGTGGCAGGCGCCGGCGCCTGGAGCAGGAGAGCCAGCTCTATGGGGCGATGGATGGTGCGATGAAGTTCGTCAAGGGCGATGCCATCGCCGGCCTGGTGATCCTGTGCGTGAACCTGATCGGTGGGCTGTCGTTGGGCATGGTCAAGCGGGGCATGTCGTTCGGTGAGGCGGTGAACACCTATTCGCTGCTGACGGTCGGTGATGGCCTCGTGGCCCAGATCCCGGCGCTGCTGATCGCCGTGGGAGCCGGCACCGTGGTGACGCGGGTCAGTTCGAATACCGGACACAACGGTGACCTGGGCAGCGAGATCGTTGCTCAACTCGGCAGGAACTCCCGGGCACTGGGGCTGACAGCCGTCATCTTGTTCTTCGTCGCCTTCATCCCGGGGTTTGCCTCCGGCGTGTTTCTCGCCTTGGCCGCCGGTTTGGGCTTTGCGGCCTTCGTGATCCGGCGACGGGAACGCCAGCTCGTGGCTCAGGCCGGCAACGCGTCGCCCGCCTTGGCCATGTCGGCTGGTGCCACGCCGGCTAGTGGTAGTACCGCTCCACCGCCCGAAGTGTCGCCGCCATCGGCTCCTCACGAGCCTGAAGCCTCTGCGCCGGCATCGGGAGCGGATGGCGTGCACCGGGTGAGGCTCAGCCTGGCGGCCCCTCTGGCCGACGAGCTGTCCGTGGATGCCCTGCGCTGGGATCTCGACGAGGCGCGCCGCCGGGCCGGCGAAACCCTGGGGGTCGATATGCCCGGCGTCGGTTTGCGTGTCGATGCGGCATTGGAGGCCCAGCACTTTGCCATCGAACTCGACGAAGTCCCGATCATGCAGGGAGAGATTTCCGCCGGGCGGGTACTGCTCGACGACGATCCCGTGCATCTGGAGCTACTGGAGGTGGAGGCTACAGAGCATCCGTCGCCGCTGAGTCGGCAACCGGGGCAGTGGGTGGCCGTGGGGGAGTGTGAGCGCCTGGATGAGGCCGGAATTGGTTACCTCAAGGCCGACCAAGTGCTGTGCCGCTGCCTGGAGCGCACCCTGACGCGCTATGCCGGTGAGTTCGTCGGTATCCAGGAAACCCGTGCCCTGCTGTCGCGCATGGAACAGGACTATGCCGAGTTGGTGGGCGAGGCGGTGCGCGTGGTGTCGCTGCAGAAGATCGCAGATATCCTGCGCCGCCTGGTGGACGAGGGCATTCCACTTCGCGCCCTGCGCACCATCCTCGAGGCGACAGTGACCTGGGGACCTCAGGAGGCGAGCGTGACACGGCTGGCAGAGCGGATTCGGGCGGCGCTGTCACGTCAGATCTGTCATCGCTTCGCTCGAGCCGACCGGGTGCTGCCGGCTTGGGTAGTGTCGCGCCAGGTCGAGGAAGCCATCCGCGCGACCCAGCGCAACAGCGATGGCGCTCCCAGAAGCGGCAGCGTGCCGGCTACGTTGTCGCGCTCCCTGAACCGTTGGTTCCAGCAGCGTCTCGAGGCGTTGGACAGCG